The genomic region CGCGACAAGGCCCTGCTGCCCCACCCGGAAGGGGGCAGCTGGCTGGAGCGCAGCCTGCGGTTGCTGGCCCAGCTCGAAGCCCCGATCAGCGTGCTCAGCCGGCACCCCAGCCATCTGGAGCTGGCCCGGGCCATCGCCCCCTCCCTGGCGGTGCCCCTGGAGGCCCTTGAAGAACCGGCCCCCTGGGAGGGGCCCCTGCGGGCCCTGGGGCGGCTGATGGAGCACCACCCGGGCGCCCTGTTGCTGCTCTGTCCCGTCGACATGCCCTGGCTGGATCGCACCAGCCTCGACATCCTCTGCCAGGAAGCGCACGGCGACCCCGGGCAGCCGCTGGTGGCCCACGAT from Cyanobium sp. ATX 6F1 harbors:
- a CDS encoding molybdenum cofactor guanylyltransferase, whose translation is MESELQANAGDSALRTCLLSGGESCRMGRDKALLPHPEGGSWLERSLRLLAQLEAPISVLSRHPSHLELARAIAPSLAVPLEALEEPAPWEGPLRALGRLMEHHPGALLLLCPVDMPWLDRTSLDILCQEAHGDPGQPLVAHDGERLQPLLGIYPADQQHRASLEAHLALGRRSLQGWLEAVGARSVPLPAAPLRNANDPATAAALWP